A genome region from Halorussus pelagicus includes the following:
- a CDS encoding YkgJ family cysteine cluster protein: MQSLETELENARALDTDDLADAIETIGFECTRCGACCKAEADDAHTATVFPDEVRDLQAATEYDWRDVARPMPYGLDGEGNADADDTTDAEPAGETFEWALQTDSCGDCTFYEETDDGTGACSVHGDRPLICETYPFSVALGGTSQPMGEAVDEEGVVRAHECEGLGRDISREDAEDLAAALKERAVRELREAIAVRDEYAPAEPDDGVVVHDSEGAKRPDGSAYEG; this comes from the coding sequence GTGCAGAGTCTCGAAACGGAACTCGAAAACGCCCGAGCCCTCGACACCGACGACCTCGCGGATGCCATCGAGACCATCGGCTTCGAGTGTACGCGTTGCGGTGCGTGCTGTAAAGCCGAGGCTGACGACGCCCACACTGCGACGGTCTTCCCCGACGAGGTTCGAGACCTCCAAGCCGCGACGGAGTACGACTGGAGAGACGTTGCTCGGCCGATGCCCTACGGTCTCGACGGAGAGGGCAACGCCGATGCGGACGACACCACCGACGCCGAACCCGCGGGCGAGACCTTCGAATGGGCGCTCCAGACCGATTCGTGCGGTGACTGTACCTTCTACGAGGAGACCGACGACGGCACCGGAGCCTGTTCGGTCCACGGCGACCGGCCGCTCATCTGCGAGACCTACCCCTTCTCGGTGGCGCTCGGCGGGACGAGCCAGCCGATGGGCGAGGCGGTGGACGAGGAGGGCGTCGTCCGCGCTCACGAGTGCGAGGGACTGGGGAGAGATATCTCTCGGGAGGACGCCGAGGACCTCGCGGCGGCGCTCAAGGAGCGCGCGGTCCGGGAACTACGGGAGGCCATCGCGGTCCGCGACGAGTACGCCCCCGCCGAACCCGACGACGGCGTCGTGGTCCACGACTCGGAGGGCGCGAAGCGCCCGGACGGGTCGGCCTACGAGGGGTGA
- a CDS encoding TRAM domain-containing protein: protein MEISDKLLCLFSADVTIEDDKYVVEVPRREIETGSVEPGETYRVALISDDSDSSQQSESKSQSKSQSQSESSGAPSEPQPPVEEGEVRYVEVEDIGKQGDGIARVERGYVIIVPDAEIGERVKVEITEVKSNFAVGEIIEEDF from the coding sequence TTGGAGATCTCTGACAAACTCCTGTGTCTGTTCAGTGCTGACGTAACTATCGAAGACGACAAGTACGTCGTCGAAGTACCGCGTCGAGAAATCGAAACCGGATCGGTCGAACCGGGCGAGACCTACCGCGTCGCGCTCATCTCGGACGACTCGGACTCCTCTCAGCAGTCCGAGTCGAAGTCCCAGTCCAAATCTCAGTCTCAGTCCGAGAGCAGCGGCGCGCCGTCCGAACCCCAGCCCCCCGTCGAGGAGGGCGAAGTGCGCTACGTCGAGGTCGAGGACATCGGCAAGCAGGGCGACGGTATCGCCCGCGTCGAGCGTGGCTACGTCATCATCGTCCCCGACGCCGAAATCGGCGAGCGCGTCAAGGTCGAGATTACGGAAGTCAAGTCCAACTTCGCTGTCGGCGAAATCATCGAAGAGGACTTCTAA
- a CDS encoding radical SAM protein: MTDLADLDVTLVDGYVDEPAHFGVPPYISTYPRYTAGAIVDAGVPKDNVTYHTIDELRDDSSKWHDVEDADLFVYIGGMTVPGSYVGGTPAEPDEVRKMAWNANGTSLMGGPVKFGVGDENAGATETERDDLDFDFVAKGDVEAAAYDLLDSGLEGFNNRMRDNEEIDRWAADGAFVIEQHPNHPDYLIAEMETSRGCPYRCSFCTEPLYGNPSFRRPPSVVSEVQTLYERGARHFRLGRQADILAYGGDGEKPNPDALRNLYGGIREVAPDLETLHLDNMNPITVVEWPELAREGIRVIAEHNTPGDTAAFGLESADPRVQEENNLNVTAEECFEAVKIVNEEAGWRPGEDPADAPTHGDAAKNRLPKLLPGINLLHGLKGERRETFDHNKQFLERVYDEGLMLRRVNIRQVMAFDGTDMSDVGADIAKDHKKLFKQYKTEVREEIDNPMLRRLAPTGTILPDVHLEYHEGGRTFGRQLGTYPLLVGIPGERDLGQTVDVAVVDHGYRSVTGLVHPLDLNSATMDELTAIPGLGKQRAGNVIVNRPYDSPADLDADVGVDLTTFTTAERPEGAD, from the coding sequence ATGACCGACCTCGCGGACCTCGACGTGACCCTCGTGGACGGGTACGTCGACGAACCGGCCCACTTCGGCGTGCCGCCCTATATTTCGACGTATCCGCGGTACACCGCTGGCGCAATCGTGGACGCGGGCGTCCCGAAGGACAACGTCACGTACCACACCATCGACGAGTTGCGAGACGATTCCTCGAAGTGGCACGACGTGGAGGACGCCGACCTGTTCGTCTACATCGGCGGGATGACCGTGCCCGGCAGCTACGTCGGGGGCACCCCGGCGGAACCAGACGAAGTGCGCAAGATGGCGTGGAACGCGAACGGGACCAGTCTGATGGGCGGTCCCGTGAAGTTCGGCGTCGGCGACGAGAACGCGGGCGCGACCGAGACCGAACGCGACGACTTGGACTTCGACTTCGTGGCGAAAGGCGATGTGGAGGCCGCGGCCTACGACCTGCTCGACAGCGGACTGGAAGGGTTCAACAACCGGATGCGCGACAACGAGGAGATAGACCGGTGGGCCGCGGACGGCGCGTTCGTCATCGAACAGCACCCCAACCACCCCGACTACCTCATCGCCGAGATGGAGACCTCACGGGGGTGTCCCTACCGGTGTTCGTTCTGCACGGAACCGCTGTACGGCAACCCCTCGTTCCGGCGACCGCCGTCGGTCGTCAGCGAGGTCCAGACGCTCTACGAGCGGGGCGCGCGACACTTCCGACTCGGGCGACAGGCCGACATCCTCGCGTACGGCGGCGACGGCGAGAAGCCCAATCCCGACGCGCTCCGGAACCTCTACGGCGGCATCCGGGAGGTCGCGCCCGACCTCGAAACGCTCCACCTCGACAATATGAATCCCATCACGGTGGTCGAGTGGCCCGAGTTGGCCCGCGAGGGCATCCGGGTCATCGCCGAACACAACACGCCCGGCGACACCGCGGCGTTCGGTCTCGAATCGGCCGACCCCCGAGTGCAGGAGGAAAACAACCTCAACGTCACCGCCGAGGAGTGTTTCGAGGCGGTCAAAATCGTCAACGAGGAGGCTGGGTGGCGTCCCGGCGAGGACCCCGCGGATGCTCCCACGCACGGCGACGCGGCGAAAAACCGACTCCCGAAGCTCCTACCGGGAATCAATCTGCTTCACGGCTTGAAGGGTGAGCGTCGGGAGACGTTCGACCACAACAAGCAGTTCCTCGAACGAGTCTACGACGAGGGTCTGATGCTTCGTCGCGTCAACATTCGGCAGGTCATGGCCTTCGACGGCACGGACATGAGCGACGTGGGCGCGGACATCGCCAAGGACCACAAGAAACTGTTCAAGCAGTACAAGACCGAGGTCCGCGAGGAGATAGACAACCCGATGCTCCGGCGTCTCGCGCCGACGGGGACGATTCTGCCGGACGTGCATCTCGAATATCACGAGGGCGGCCGGACGTTCGGGCGACAGCTCGGAACGTATCCGCTCCTCGTTGGGATTCCGGGCGAGCGCGACCTTGGCCAGACCGTGGACGTAGCAGTCGTGGACCACGGCTATCGGTCGGTGACGGGTCTCGTCCACCCGCTCGATTTGAACAGCGCGACGATGGACGAACTCACCGCGATTCCCGGACTCGGCAAGCAACGCGCCGGAAACGTCATCGTGAACCGCCCCTACGACTCGCCCGCGGACCTCGATGCCGACGTGGGCGTGGACCTGACGACGTTCACCACCGCAGAACGCCCGGAAGGCGCTGACTGA
- a CDS encoding DUF7559 family protein has translation MPATLEVKCTNDDCEMDMFEMHYTYDMPDDVGVSDFQCPYCGGTDCLNAIEL, from the coding sequence ATGCCCGCGACGCTCGAAGTGAAGTGTACGAACGACGACTGCGAGATGGACATGTTCGAGATGCATTACACCTATGACATGCCCGACGACGTGGGAGTCTCGGACTTCCAGTGTCCGTACTGCGGCGGAACTGATTGCCTCAACGCTATCGAGCTATGA
- a CDS encoding NAD(P)/FAD-dependent oxidoreductase, with the protein MRIAVIGGGAVGVTAAYDLARRGESVVLYEKGNIAGGSTGRAAGVLYDAFAAPEDARVGDRAIERFREFSGEGDFEFHETPYVWFAHEGDERRGAAVREQVSRMRDAGRNVALAEPADLRERFPAVDWSDVGTAAVAENAGHADTASYARLLARKAERAGAEIRTDTEVRIDADERRVWPAGADDDAESFDAILVAAGAHTKRLLALAGIPVPLKPYRVQALTAGFDAERRGDLPMCYDATAGYYLRPHPEGLLAGDGTEEVESDPDDWTRDADREFCEVTCERLGQRLGEFGAVRESWAGLCVATPDRDPLLGELREGLFVAAGWQGHGFMRSPALGEAAAETILGENPVPEFVPTRFGGDEEFEIVEGMTVE; encoded by the coding sequence ATGCGAATCGCAGTCATCGGCGGCGGTGCGGTCGGCGTCACCGCGGCCTACGACCTCGCGCGACGGGGCGAGTCGGTCGTCCTCTACGAGAAAGGCAACATTGCGGGCGGAAGCACCGGCCGGGCCGCGGGCGTCCTCTACGACGCCTTTGCCGCGCCGGAGGACGCGCGCGTCGGCGACCGCGCCATCGAGCGGTTCCGCGAGTTCTCGGGCGAAGGCGACTTCGAGTTTCACGAAACGCCCTACGTCTGGTTCGCCCACGAGGGCGACGAGCGCCGCGGGGCGGCCGTCCGCGAACAGGTGTCCCGAATGCGGGACGCGGGCCGAAACGTCGCGCTCGCGGAGCCTGCGGACCTTCGAGAGCGGTTCCCCGCGGTGGACTGGTCCGATGTCGGCACCGCCGCGGTCGCGGAGAACGCGGGTCACGCCGACACCGCGAGTTACGCCCGACTGCTGGCCCGAAAAGCCGAGCGAGCGGGCGCGGAGATTCGAACCGACACCGAGGTCCGAATCGACGCCGACGAGCGCCGGGTGTGGCCCGCTGGCGCGGACGACGACGCGGAGTCGTTCGACGCGATACTGGTCGCCGCGGGCGCTCACACCAAGCGTCTGCTCGCCCTCGCGGGGATTCCCGTCCCGCTCAAACCCTACCGCGTGCAGGCGCTGACCGCCGGATTCGACGCCGAGCGCCGGGGCGACCTCCCGATGTGCTACGACGCGACCGCTGGCTACTACCTGCGGCCCCATCCCGAGGGCCTGCTGGCGGGCGACGGCACCGAGGAGGTCGAGAGCGACCCGGACGACTGGACCCGCGACGCTGACCGGGAGTTCTGCGAGGTGACTTGCGAGCGACTCGGCCAGCGACTCGGCGAGTTCGGCGCGGTCCGGGAGTCGTGGGCCGGTCTCTGCGTGGCGACGCCCGACCGCGACCCCCTGCTCGGCGAACTGCGCGAGGGTCTTTTCGTCGCGGCCGGGTGGCAGGGCCACGGGTTCATGCGCTCCCCGGCGCTCGGCGAGGCGGCGGCCGAGACAATTCTCGGCGAAAATCCCGTGCCGGAGTTCGTTCCCACCAGATTCGGCGGCGACGAAGAGTTCGAGATAGTCGAGGGAATGACCGTCGAGTGA
- a CDS encoding creatininase family protein produces the protein MSCRYLHERTTTAAADAFQQAEVAVLPTGSVEQHGPALPLGTDLLAARAVAETVGDHPDALLLPPIPVGVSAHHRQFDGTLWTDPETFESYVADIVASAAEHGVRKAVVVNGHGGNSEALRRAARGLREEEVAFAAPWNWWSNLDALIAEELDTSLGHADEVETSMMLAVAEDLVRESALEAAEDEGGDSWGKSIQGASVGFDAIDFTESGAVGEPTAGSKEVGEKLLAHATDDLAALVEWLAEQDVDDLWPRGHK, from the coding sequence ATGAGTTGCAGGTATCTCCACGAACGCACGACGACCGCGGCGGCCGACGCCTTCCAGCAAGCCGAAGTCGCGGTCCTGCCGACCGGGAGCGTCGAACAGCACGGTCCCGCGCTCCCGCTCGGAACCGACCTGCTGGCGGCCCGCGCGGTGGCTGAGACGGTCGGCGACCACCCCGACGCCCTCCTGCTCCCGCCGATTCCGGTCGGCGTCAGCGCCCACCACCGCCAGTTCGACGGGACGCTCTGGACCGACCCCGAGACCTTCGAGAGCTACGTCGCCGACATCGTGGCGAGCGCGGCCGAACACGGCGTCCGGAAAGCGGTCGTCGTCAACGGCCACGGCGGGAACTCCGAGGCGCTCCGGCGCGCGGCCCGCGGCCTGCGCGAGGAGGAAGTCGCCTTCGCCGCGCCGTGGAACTGGTGGTCGAACCTCGACGCCCTGATTGCCGAGGAGTTGGATACCTCGCTCGGTCACGCCGACGAGGTCGAGACCAGCATGATGCTCGCCGTCGCCGAAGACCTCGTGCGCGAGTCGGCCCTCGAAGCGGCCGAAGACGAGGGCGGCGACTCGTGGGGCAAATCGATCCAGGGCGCGTCGGTCGGCTTCGACGCCATCGACTTCACCGAGAGCGGCGCGGTCGGCGAACCCACCGCGGGGTCGAAGGAAGTCGGCGAGAAACTGCTGGCCCACGCGACCGACGACCTCGCGGCCCTCGTAGAGTGGTTGGCCGAACAGGACGTAGACGACCTCTGGCCGCGGGGGCACAAGTAG
- a CDS encoding fumarylacetoacetate hydrolase family protein — translation MRLARLLTPEGPVSGQYEDGTIHADDGTYEVGRDGRLLPPADPTALYCVGRNYAETLDQMEYERPEEPDFFIKPPTSLLAHDQPIPYPEFTDELTYAGELAAIVGERCRNVAPEEVPEVVRGYTIMNDVDALDQQGRTARKAFDGSGPLGPWVETDVDPSDLDMWTDVAGERRQEANTELMLFEPYEIISYLSARFTLRPGDVIAFGSPANPGTVEPGDEVEITYEGVGTLRNEVVASSQ, via the coding sequence ATGCGACTCGCACGCCTGCTGACGCCGGAGGGACCGGTTTCCGGCCAGTACGAGGACGGTACGATTCACGCCGACGACGGCACCTACGAGGTCGGCCGCGACGGGCGACTGCTCCCGCCCGCCGACCCGACCGCGCTCTACTGTGTCGGCCGCAACTACGCCGAAACGCTCGACCAGATGGAGTACGAGCGCCCCGAGGAACCGGACTTTTTCATCAAACCGCCGACCTCCCTGCTCGCTCACGACCAGCCGATTCCGTACCCCGAGTTCACCGACGAACTGACGTATGCGGGCGAGTTGGCGGCCATCGTCGGCGAGCGATGCCGGAACGTCGCTCCCGAGGAAGTCCCCGAGGTCGTCCGCGGCTACACCATCATGAACGACGTGGACGCGCTCGACCAGCAGGGCCGGACCGCCCGGAAGGCCTTCGACGGGTCGGGACCGCTCGGCCCGTGGGTCGAGACCGACGTGGACCCGAGCGACCTCGACATGTGGACCGACGTTGCGGGCGAGCGCCGCCAAGAGGCCAACACCGAACTGATGCTGTTCGAACCCTACGAAATCATCTCGTACCTCTCGGCGCGGTTCACCCTCCGCCCCGGCGACGTAATCGCGTTCGGCAGTCCCGCGAATCCGGGGACCGTCGAACCCGGCGACGAGGTCGAAATTACCTACGAGGGCGTCGGGACGCTTCGGAACGAAGTGGTCGCTTCGAGCCAGTAG
- a CDS encoding DUF7388 family protein, which produces MLTTSETIAETGLDAAALKPAECDVSRAAELPFETVAIDYEGREHLPDEETLAGLAEEVEVRLTTPVRAEGFDPLGDDSGYDRIPDTVQRVAVAGHAAYLSETERGKAVAPRLRAAVERDPAAWVGTEGVERLALATGATQFELLSRTTEQDLRALRAAGFDGELAVYAPTVLTDDDDAVLDAVGDYTARRGPVASALPEGASTDGTASGRAREVLSAATRDYALVGSPAEVGERVADLKAAGADLVVGYPARGVEEFVS; this is translated from the coding sequence ATGCTAACTACTAGTGAGACTATCGCAGAGACTGGACTGGACGCCGCCGCGCTCAAACCCGCCGAGTGTGACGTGTCGCGCGCGGCCGAGTTACCCTTCGAGACCGTAGCTATCGACTACGAGGGGCGCGAACACCTGCCGGACGAAGAGACGCTGGCAGGTCTCGCCGAGGAGGTGGAGGTCCGCCTGACCACGCCGGTCAGGGCCGAGGGGTTCGACCCCCTCGGCGACGACTCGGGCTACGACCGCATCCCCGATACGGTCCAGCGCGTCGCCGTGGCCGGACACGCCGCCTACCTCTCGGAGACCGAGCGCGGGAAGGCCGTCGCGCCCCGACTCCGCGCGGCGGTCGAGCGCGACCCGGCGGCGTGGGTCGGTACCGAGGGCGTCGAACGCCTCGCGCTGGCCACCGGCGCGACGCAGTTCGAACTCCTCTCTCGAACCACCGAGCAAGACCTGCGCGCCCTACGAGCGGCCGGGTTCGACGGCGAACTCGCGGTGTACGCACCGACCGTCCTCACGGACGACGACGACGCGGTACTCGACGCGGTGGGCGACTACACCGCCCGGCGCGGCCCCGTGGCGAGCGCGCTCCCCGAGGGCGCGTCCACTGACGGGACCGCGAGCGGACGGGCGCGCGAAGTCCTCTCGGCCGCGACGCGGGACTACGCGCTGGTCGGGTCGCCCGCCGAAGTCGGCGAGCGCGTCGCCGACCTGAAGGCAGCGGGCGCGGACCTCGTAGTCGGCTATCCCGCACGCGGCGTCGAGGAGTTCGTGAGCTAA